Part of the Citrus sinensis cultivar Valencia sweet orange chromosome 2, DVS_A1.0, whole genome shotgun sequence genome, TAGCCAATCAGATTTAATcacaaattttactttttcttaaaaaaaactaacccTAGTTAGGGTTTGAGGACCATACCAGACCGAGATGAAGTTGGTTTGTGGTTTGTTGTCTTAGTTACAAGAATCTTGGGTCACGTCACACACgatttttcagtttctttCCATTACTGACAAAAGAGTTTATGTCATGATTCCTAAAACTAGCTtctccttattattattattattttaatttcatcccGTCATCTgaaccctaattttttttttttaacacttttAAATCTTCTATGGtgctaaaattcaaatatccCACCTGCTGCCccattttttacaaatttgatttacctgtttctctctctcagtTAAATTCTTTTACAAAGCTCTGTTAGACACAGTCGTGGAACCAATCAGATTGCATCAACTGAGAAAATCATTACAGCAAGTCACTGTTGGCATTTTCCAGAGAGCTTTGCATATGTTGAAGATCTTGCatagatatttttatgtaaGTTTAGttttatagagagagagagagagagagattacaAGAaagatggtgatgatgatgtggGTTCTGCGAGCCAATGAGAGACTTCTgagcttttttttattttccttttggcTTCTTTCATGCAATCAAAACTTTGGCTGCTCAGTCGGACTCGGACGGCTCTGATTCACTCTGACCTTCAGACTGAATAAAGTTTCTGATTTGCAacaaaataagataaaaacttaaatcttATACAGTACTTTCACTAATCGAGGTGGATAATAAGGTTAGGGTTCTGGCTATCATCTATTGGTTAATGGGTAAGTGACACATGGCGCATATTTGACCATAGACCGCATTTAGCCAATCATATGTTTAGGGCTTATGCCAGCTTGGCAGAGACAGCCAGTCACAGGTCGAGGAAATTAAGGTATCTGAACCACGATCGAGAAAAGATAAGTGGATCTCTTTTCACTGTTGCaaatagaaattattattattacttttagcAAAAAATTCATATCATATCACACGAATTTGGGATAATTTTTCAGACAAGAGTATGAGTCTGACTCAGCAACTGAGATTTCATCCTTCGCCATTATTATACGCTTTAAGGTTTCGTATTAGGTTTAGTTAACTGAAAGAGTTGGTTGATTTGACCGTTGAGACGGCACAATTTGGCGGTTAATTGCATTAGAGCTTTTCCCACTGTCCAGAATTAGAGTCATCATAACATGCCCACGTGAGAGATTCGAAAAGGTTGCTTATTTTTTTGCTGAAAATCAGGAGCTACTTGCATTCGggacaatatatatatgtgtattgTCACCATTCAAATCCTAATGTTGCTTTTTTAGCCATtatgggaaatttttttttcctctatgTTCAATTATTCAAAGATTTGTACTGATCTATTTTCTATATATCAAATCTCAATGACTTCGTCTAGAGGGTTTGAGATTGGAAGAGGACAAGTTCTTGTAGAGATATTAATTTTCTCATAACAGCTAACTAATTTGCTGCTTGATTATCCATAAATCAACATAAGTTATGCCAAGATTACTGTAATATGCGTATGTGTTTGTTGGTAGATTGGATACCTTTATGGCATTTAAATATAACTGGGAGGAGGGTAAGATTATGtctttcaatattaaaattcgCCGGTGGATTTTTTtgcatttgttttctttagtTCTCCTTCTATATTGAGAACTAATGCTATGAATATGGTATATTGCAGTGTGAAATCAACAATTGACAGGTACAAGAAGGCCACTGCAGATACCTCAAATACTGGGTCTATCTGTGAAGCAAATGCTCAGGTACAATTTAAGCTCTCAACTTTACTTGTAATGGAAGAAATATAGGTCTTTTAAGGTGGGTTACTGGCTACATTTGGTTCTTAGACTAATGATGATTTCTTATAGTGTGGTAAGAGTGGTTGCCACTTGCCATTGCCTTTTATCTATTtgcttaattaaattaaggttGCGAAAATGGTGCTTTGTGTTTCGACTTCAAAATTAAGTACTACAAAGTTCATTTGATGAAGTTTGCCAGATAAATCAATTCAAGAAACTGTTGTACCAATGTTAGAGAAGATCAATATTAAAGGAGAGCATATGTATGAgaattttgaatattgttaTGATTTATagtatttatgaatttatgtaAAACAAGTATACGTAATTGCATATGTATGacttaaaataacttttttctgCCCTCTAGAGGCTAAGATCAAGTGGTTTTCAAACaattctttttgacttgctaTCCGAGTTGAATTCTAAGGCAATAGAggacaaaaaaattgatttggacTTAAGTGACCCcttcttttttaaagaaaaataataatttttttttcctaaaccATGAATTGAGGTCTTAACATTTCTGAATAATGTAgcatcaagaaaaaaaaaaacaaaaaagaaaaccttGCAAGAGAGAATGCAACTAATAAACAATTCTATGGTCAATTaccataaataatttcatcTAGGTTTAGAAGAGTTCCAGCATTTTTTTGCTCAGCACCGTCGATGCaatcatataaatatgttttttttttctttttttgcatGACTGGAAAAATGTTGTACACTTTTGATTTAACAAATAGGCATCatgaattatgaattttatgtaACACTTTTTATTTGACTGCATTGTGCACCTTAAAAAACACTAGTATAAATACTCTCAAAATGTTGCAAGGCTGTGAAAATTCAATGTGTTAttatgaagaaaaacaaacttcTGAGAATGATATGGAAAGCAAGAGAGATGAATATTTTgtgcaaaaattatttttagaagaaTGCTAGGAGATGGGAGAATTTTAAGAAGGTTAATACACTTTTTAAAGTACTGTATGTGCCTTTTCCAtataacattatttaattatcttgtAAGTTCTCTGACAACATAAGTCTTACACCATTAATGTTTTGCTAATCCTAATAAAATACGTCAGCATCAATGTGGCTCCAAATCCctagttaaaaaattttcttcacttGATAGTAAGCCGTTcactaattaatttgttatgcTCATTGCTATTGTATCCTTTGAGGTTCTAAAGTACTTTCTTGTGGTCACAAATCTCAGTTCTACCAGCAAGAAGCTGCCAAGCTGAGGATACAAATTAGCAATATGCAAAATTCAAACAGGTAATTATAATCTCAAATGGTCCTAGtcaataattgattatttggaTTGTTTTTGGGTTGAAACAATGTTTTGACAAAGCTATTAATTTCCAGAAACATGTTGGGTGAATCACTAAGTGGGTTAAATTTCAAGGAACTCAAGAACATGGAGACTCGTTTAGAGAAAGGTATTAGCAGAATCCGATCTAAAAAGGTATTCACTATCAAttcacatatatatttatgatacTTATTTATGATCATTAtaatatcaagaaaaataaaagtaaatatatgtGATTTATATCTATGTTACTAGCTTCAATAATActgatacttttattttccttttcctctTAAACTGTGCCAGAATGAGCTGCTGTTTGCAGAAATTGAGTACATGCAGAAGAGGGTATCTAAACTTTACCTCTGTTATCTCTCAATAAGTTCTTGTTTACGTTTCATTATGTAATTCGTATGCTTATCCTGACATGGATCACtgttataattgaatttttattatttgtttagcCTTGTTTAAATGGGGTGGGGGAATCCACAATTTTAGGAGTGATGATCGATTACTTAACATTGAGGATCTAATGAAGGTACTTCAGTAAATTGCATGGCTAACCGTCTAATCGAGAAAAGAACAAGATACAAATTTGTGGAAAAGATACAATATAGGGCTGTATTGATACGGCTGCCATTCATATATCGTCAGAAATATGAGATATGGATATAgtataagagaaaattaatgaagaaatatgagTGAATTTCTATACATTGAGCTGTGATTTAACTGTGCAATGGGAATCTCAACATTTATAGgttgatatttttatagtagcatatataattatagtgGTCTGTCTCTTTGTTTAAGCTACATAATGTTGCCTTCAGTGCGCTTATATAAAATAGTTGCATTGCAGGAAGTTGACTTGCACAACAGCAACCAGCTTCTCCGAGCAAAGGTTTCTGTATTATACCTTGTTATCaatgtttgtgtgtgtgtgtcacTTTGCCAAATTTGTAGTACTGGCTAGTAACTGAATGAATCTTCTTATGGTTGGTCTTTGTAGATAGCCGAGAATGAAAGAGGACAGCAGAACATGAATTTGATGCAAGGAGGGAGTAGCTACGAGATTATACAGTCTCAGCCATTTGATTCCCGGAGCTATTTCCAAGTCAATGCATTACAGCCCACCAATCATTACCCACGCCAGGATCAGATGGCCCTTCAGTTAGTGTATGAATATCCTCTTCTCCCTAAGCTTTCCCagcttatttataaatttaattatctcaTCATTGCACTGCTCCAAATGTATAGTTCTGTTGCATTGATTGTCGACAGGGATTCAGATTTCCCCCCTTAAAATATGTAGTCTTAAGTGCTTCACTAACTGCCTGACTCAAATGGGCTTATgtacacacatatatacatTTTGATGGTTCTTGttaattgattcatttgaGGATGATGATTGTTGAAAAAGTAATGGAGAACAAATCGGGAGTCATGCTGA contains:
- the LOC102617808 gene encoding agamous-like MADS-box protein MADS1, which gives rise to MAFPNELAAGREELSPKRKMGRGKIEIKRIENTTNRQVTFCKRRNGLLKKAYELSVLCDAEVSLIVFSSRGRLYEYSNNSVKSTIDRYKKATADTSNTGSICEANAQFYQQEAAKLRIQISNMQNSNRNMLGESLSGLNFKELKNMETRLEKGISRIRSKKNELLFAEIEYMQKREVDLHNSNQLLRAKIAENERGQQNMNLMQGGSSYEIIQSQPFDSRSYFQVNALQPTNHYPRQDQMALQLV